The Clostridium sp. AWRP genome has a window encoding:
- the selA gene encoding L-seryl-tRNA(Sec) selenium transferase — translation MDKKQLLRRIPKMDELLNEEIVKLEAGTTMKEIVMESLREAVDNYRNLILKGKIENFTKEDILKSFRIIIEQKKQPNLKNVINATGVIIHTNLGRSILSDGALKNVIDAAHNYSNLEYDLEKGTRGSRYSHVEELIKRITGAEASLVVNNNAAAVVLVLNTLCSGKEAIVSRGQLVEIGGSFRIPEVMEFSGVNLVEVGTTNKTHLKDYENALSENTGAFLKVHTSNFKIIGFSEEVSLEELVKLSLKSRIPVVEDIGSGTLVDFSKYGFEYEPTVQKSIDKGVDVVTFSGDKMLGGPQAGIIVGKKKYIDKMKQNQLTRALRIDKMTLAALEGTLKYYLDESEAIKNIPTLHMILAGEDEQKRRAFILKEKLENKNLNFKFAVEEDNSMVGGGSMPGQKIPTYVIKAESSSVSPEQVDKKFRKRRVPIIVRLAHNQVIMDLRTILDRDFDVLVDAFTEL, via the coding sequence GTGGATAAAAAACAATTGTTAAGAAGAATTCCTAAAATGGATGAACTATTGAATGAAGAAATTGTAAAATTAGAGGCTGGTACTACAATGAAAGAAATTGTAATGGAATCTTTGAGAGAAGCTGTAGACAATTATAGAAATCTTATTTTAAAAGGTAAAATTGAAAACTTTACAAAAGAAGATATATTGAAAAGCTTTAGAATAATAATTGAACAAAAAAAGCAGCCCAACTTGAAAAATGTAATAAATGCTACGGGAGTTATCATACATACTAACTTAGGAAGATCCATTTTAAGTGATGGTGCTCTAAAAAATGTAATTGACGCAGCTCACAATTATAGTAATTTAGAATATGACCTGGAAAAAGGCACAAGAGGATCCAGGTATAGTCATGTAGAAGAGCTAATCAAAAGAATTACAGGAGCAGAGGCTTCTTTAGTTGTAAATAACAATGCAGCTGCAGTGGTCTTGGTTTTAAATACTCTTTGCAGTGGAAAGGAAGCTATAGTGTCCAGGGGACAACTAGTGGAAATAGGGGGCTCTTTTAGAATACCTGAAGTTATGGAATTTAGTGGAGTTAATCTTGTGGAAGTAGGAACAACTAATAAAACTCATCTGAAAGATTATGAAAATGCCCTTAGTGAAAATACGGGAGCATTTTTAAAGGTTCACACATCTAATTTTAAAATAATTGGTTTTTCAGAAGAGGTGTCTTTAGAAGAATTGGTGAAACTTTCATTAAAAAGCAGGATACCAGTAGTAGAGGATATAGGAAGCGGAACACTTGTAGACTTTTCTAAATATGGATTTGAGTATGAGCCTACAGTACAGAAAAGTATAGATAAAGGCGTTGATGTAGTTACTTTTAGTGGAGATAAAATGCTAGGAGGCCCTCAGGCGGGCATAATTGTAGGAAAGAAAAAATATATAGACAAGATGAAACAAAATCAGCTTACAAGGGCTCTTAGAATAGATAAAATGACTCTTGCAGCTCTTGAAGGCACATTAAAATATTATTTAGATGAAAGTGAAGCAATAAAAAATATACCAACACTGCATATGATACTTGCAGGTGAGGATGAGCAAAAACGTAGGGCTTTTATTTTGAAGGAGAAGCTGGAAAATAAGAATTTGAATTTCAAGTTTGCTGTAGAAGAAGATAATTCTATGGTAGGAGGGGGATCTATGCCGGGACAAAAAATACCTACTTATGTAATTAAAGCAGAAAGCAGCAGTGTATCACCAGAGCAGGTGGATAAAAAGTTTAGAAAAAGAAGAGTACCTATAATTGTACGGTTAGCACATAATCAAGTTATAATGGATTTAAGGACTATACTAGATAGGGATTTTGATGTTTTGGTAGATGCTTTTACAGAGTTGTAG
- a CDS encoding ribosomal-processing cysteine protease Prp: MIEAFFKRESCNLVSVVLKGHAESVNQGYDMVCSAVSAISQTTVIGITEVLKLKLKYSIKDGFLSFSLKDMKEDDILKCQVLVETMLLGLKSIEFNFGEYINVKVEEV, encoded by the coding sequence ATGATTGAAGCATTTTTTAAAAGAGAATCCTGTAATTTGGTTTCAGTTGTACTTAAAGGCCATGCAGAGTCAGTTAACCAGGGTTATGACATGGTGTGTAGTGCTGTTTCTGCCATATCTCAAACTACTGTAATAGGAATAACAGAAGTGTTAAAGCTTAAATTAAAGTACTCTATAAAGGATGGATTTTTAAGCTTTTCTTTAAAAGATATGAAAGAGGATGACATTTTAAAATGTCAGGTACTTGTGGAAACTATGTTACTTGGTTTGAAAAGTATTGAATTTAATTTTGGTGAATATATAAATGTAAAGGTAGAGGAGGTGTAA
- the rpmA gene encoding 50S ribosomal protein L27, translated as MLIMNLQLFAHKKGVGSSRNGRDSESKRLGTKSADGQFVLAGNILVRQRGTKIHPGTNVGRGSDDTLFAKIDGVVRYERVGKTKKKASVYPLKLEELAAE; from the coding sequence ATGTTAATTATGAATCTTCAACTATTTGCCCATAAAAAAGGAGTAGGTAGTTCAAGGAATGGTAGAGATAGTGAATCCAAAAGATTAGGTACTAAATCTGCTGATGGACAGTTTGTTTTAGCTGGAAACATATTGGTTAGACAGCGAGGAACAAAAATTCATCCTGGAACTAACGTTGGAAGAGGATCTGACGATACTTTATTTGCAAAGATAGATGGTGTAGTTAGATACGAAAGAGTAGGAAAGACTAAAAAGAAGGCCAGCGTATATCCTTTAAAGTTAGAAGAATTAGCAGCTGAATAG
- the selD gene encoding selenide, water dikinase SelD: MKHKRLTELSRTSGUAAKIGPEVLSKILGKLPRMENENLMVGIETSDDAAVYKLDNETAVIQTLDFFTPIVDDPYTFGQIAAANSLSDIYAMGGKPKVALNIVCFPSCLPEEVLGEILRGGADKVIEAGAVVVGGHTVEDNEPKYGLSVMGLVHPGNILKNCGSEVGDVIILTKPLGIGIINTAIKGEMASKEVYDKAVKVMSTLNKYAGEIVSKYSVSACTDVTGFGIMGHGYEMASASGVTLKLYASRIPYIQEAREYAEMGLVPAGAYRNKDYLKGKYSIENVPEWMEDILFDPQTSGGLLITCSRTEATKIMEELSKLEVKSSVIGEVIPFQGKKYIEVE, encoded by the coding sequence TTGAAGCATAAGAGACTAACAGAACTTAGTCGAACTTCTGGGTGAGCAGCTAAAATAGGACCGGAGGTCCTTTCTAAAATACTGGGTAAGTTACCTCGAATGGAAAATGAAAATTTAATGGTTGGAATAGAGACTTCGGATGATGCTGCGGTTTATAAATTAGATAATGAGACAGCAGTAATACAAACACTTGATTTTTTTACACCAATAGTGGATGATCCTTATACTTTTGGTCAAATAGCTGCAGCAAATTCTCTAAGTGATATATATGCCATGGGAGGAAAGCCTAAAGTAGCACTTAATATAGTTTGTTTTCCTTCCTGTCTTCCTGAAGAGGTGTTAGGAGAAATACTAAGAGGAGGTGCTGATAAAGTTATTGAAGCAGGTGCAGTAGTAGTTGGAGGCCATACTGTAGAGGATAATGAGCCTAAATATGGGTTGTCAGTTATGGGACTCGTACATCCTGGTAACATACTTAAAAATTGTGGATCTGAAGTAGGGGATGTAATTATACTTACTAAGCCTTTAGGTATAGGAATAATTAATACTGCCATAAAAGGAGAAATGGCATCTAAAGAAGTTTATGATAAGGCAGTTAAAGTTATGTCTACTTTAAATAAGTATGCAGGAGAAATAGTAAGTAAATACTCTGTAAGTGCATGTACAGATGTAACTGGTTTTGGAATTATGGGGCACGGATATGAAATGGCTTCTGCATCTGGTGTTACATTAAAGCTTTATGCAAGTAGAATACCTTATATACAAGAGGCAAGAGAATATGCTGAAATGGGATTGGTACCGGCAGGTGCATATAGAAATAAAGACTATTTGAAAGGTAAATATTCAATAGAAAATGTACCTGAGTGGATGGAAGATATTTTATTTGATCCACAGACGTCTGGTGGACTTCTTATAACCTGCAGTAGGACAGAAGCTACTAAAATCATGGAGGAACTTTCAAAGCTTGAAGTCAAATCTTCTGTAATAGGTGAAGTCATACCTTTTCAGGGAAAGAAATATATAGAAGTAGAATAA
- a CDS encoding RluA family pseudouridine synthase → MKENKIVFTVDEKDEGLKLRYYLQRVQRLSGRLIKGAALSGRIEINNKRVKLNHIVKSGESISLNLVKEESQNVEPEKMDIEVAYEDDDLIVVNKRPGIVVHPTRSYPSGTLANGLMYYFKEKGEDCIVRLVSRLDMDTSGLIIVGKNQFAHMALARDMKSEEFEKSYIAVIHGKMEENEGTIDLPIYRQEGEDIRRIIDERGQKSITHYKVMKNFKNDQLLKLTLETGRTHQIRVHLSYLGHPLYGDTLYGKEDDSMYINRQALHAYRLKFPHPRGNRILELETAIPEDILKLIEKIS, encoded by the coding sequence ATGAAAGAAAATAAGATAGTATTTACAGTAGATGAAAAAGATGAAGGCTTGAAATTGAGATACTACCTGCAAAGAGTTCAGAGACTTTCAGGCAGACTTATAAAAGGGGCGGCCTTGAGTGGAAGGATAGAGATAAACAATAAAAGGGTAAAATTAAACCATATAGTAAAGTCAGGGGAAAGTATATCTTTAAACCTTGTAAAAGAGGAGTCTCAAAATGTAGAGCCTGAGAAAATGGATATAGAAGTAGCATACGAAGATGATGATCTGATAGTTGTAAATAAAAGACCGGGTATAGTGGTGCATCCTACAAGAAGTTATCCTTCAGGTACTTTGGCTAATGGACTTATGTATTATTTTAAAGAGAAGGGAGAAGACTGTATAGTCAGATTAGTAAGTAGATTGGATATGGATACTTCAGGTCTTATAATAGTTGGAAAAAATCAATTTGCTCATATGGCTCTGGCAAGAGACATGAAAAGTGAAGAATTTGAAAAGAGTTACATTGCCGTCATTCATGGAAAGATGGAAGAAAATGAAGGAACTATAGATTTGCCAATATATAGACAAGAAGGAGAAGACATAAGAAGAATTATAGATGAAAGAGGACAGAAAAGCATTACTCACTATAAGGTAATGAAGAATTTTAAGAATGATCAGTTATTAAAGCTTACGTTAGAAACGGGAAGAACCCACCAAATAAGGGTACATTTAAGTTATTTAGGTCATCCTCTTTATGGAGATACATTGTATGGAAAAGAGGACGACAGTATGTATATAAATAGGCAGGCACTTCATGCTTATAGGCTTAAATTTCCACACCCTAGAGGAAATAGGATATTGGAGCTAGAAACTGCTATCCCAGAAGATATTCTAAAATTAATAGAAAAAATAAGCTGA
- the obgE gene encoding GTPase ObgE, translated as MFVDTAKIFVTSGDGGDGSISFRREKYVAFGGPDGGDGGKGGDVILAADTESTTLLDFAYRKKYRAEKGENGSGSKCFGRNGKDLYIKVPMGTVVRDVKTNKIMADLAHPEDKCIVARGGRGGRGNVRFTTPVRQAPDFAEPGMPGEERYISLELKLLADVGLLGFPNVGKSTLLSIVTKATPKIANYHFTTLSPNLGVTNISGIKSFVIADIPGIIEGAAEGVGLGIEFLRHIQRTRLLIHVVDISGIEGRDAFDDFTKINKELKKYDVKLWDKPQIIAANKSDMLYDNELFENFRKKVGKLGYDKVFKISAATGQGVKELMKEAARILSTIPVENIEINEEDKFVPEEKKFTYNIRKEENTFIVEGSFVDRLLGSVNVNDPDELRYFYKVLKNKGVMQELMDMGIKDGDVVKLNDFEFDYVM; from the coding sequence ATGTTTGTAGATACAGCTAAAATATTTGTAACCTCAGGAGATGGTGGAGATGGATCCATTTCTTTTAGAAGAGAAAAGTATGTGGCCTTTGGAGGACCAGATGGTGGAGATGGCGGAAAAGGCGGAGATGTTATACTTGCAGCAGATACAGAAAGCACTACACTTTTGGATTTTGCATATAGGAAAAAGTATCGTGCAGAAAAAGGTGAAAATGGCTCAGGATCTAAATGTTTTGGAAGAAATGGAAAAGATCTTTACATAAAAGTACCTATGGGAACAGTTGTAAGGGATGTGAAAACGAATAAAATAATGGCAGATCTTGCGCATCCTGAAGACAAATGCATAGTTGCAAGAGGTGGAAGAGGCGGAAGAGGAAATGTAAGATTTACAACTCCTGTAAGGCAGGCACCAGATTTTGCTGAGCCAGGAATGCCAGGAGAAGAAAGATATATATCCTTGGAACTTAAGTTATTGGCGGATGTAGGACTTTTAGGATTTCCAAATGTAGGAAAATCAACTCTTTTGTCTATAGTGACTAAGGCTACACCTAAAATTGCAAATTACCATTTTACAACATTATCTCCTAATCTGGGAGTAACTAATATTTCGGGAATAAAAAGCTTTGTAATAGCAGATATACCGGGTATAATAGAAGGTGCAGCAGAAGGAGTAGGCCTTGGAATTGAATTTTTAAGACATATCCAAAGGACAAGACTTTTAATACATGTAGTAGATATATCAGGAATTGAAGGAAGAGATGCTTTTGATGATTTTACAAAAATAAATAAGGAATTGAAAAAGTATGATGTTAAACTTTGGGATAAGCCTCAGATAATTGCTGCAAACAAATCAGATATGCTATATGACAATGAACTATTTGAAAACTTCAGAAAAAAAGTTGGCAAGTTAGGATATGACAAGGTATTTAAAATATCTGCAGCTACAGGACAGGGTGTTAAAGAACTTATGAAGGAAGCTGCTAGGATACTAAGTACTATACCTGTAGAAAATATTGAAATAAATGAAGAAGATAAATTTGTACCTGAAGAAAAGAAATTTACTTATAACATAAGAAAAGAAGAAAATACTTTTATAGTGGAAGGAAGTTTTGTTGATAGGTTACTTGGAAGTGTCAATGTAAATGATCCTGACGAATTACGATATTTTTATAAAGTACTTAAAAACAAAGGAGTTATGCAGGAATTAATGGATATGGGAATTAAAGATGGGGATGTAGTTAAGCTGAATGATTTTGAATTTGATTATGTAATGTAA
- a CDS encoding D-alanyl-D-alanine carboxypeptidase family protein — translation MKRIVTFALLFLLICSNNPYGVVHAKEMPPPVSADGAVILDAATGQLLYSKNPDTAYPPASTTKIMTALLTLENTNLNDKVIIGKNPPNVDGTRVGLCEGEQLTVKDLLYGLLLASDNDCAEALAEHIGGTMDKFAVKMNKRAKELGAKNTNFVNPTGLFNENHKTSARDLALMMRALSKHPEYSKIATTISYTIPATNKSPQPREVWNENKLIQKQSTYYYSGCLGGKTGYTIQSFHSYVSTATRNGQQLIVALIHDKNKTFFPDAVSLFNFGFNNFTFTKLYQKGALVTTYNKDGLSVPLIAAYDFYYIKAKDDTNVPQVTLKDKNLMFRFFKKGNIVDEASISFEGREIGKLKLASSITHGEKQVLNSNNMQKIIMKNKYLLAVPPIIIILAVVFVLKRRVFSNK, via the coding sequence ATGAAAAGAATAGTCACATTTGCACTACTGTTTTTGCTTATTTGCTCTAATAATCCCTATGGAGTAGTTCATGCTAAAGAAATGCCTCCTCCTGTTTCAGCTGATGGCGCTGTAATTTTGGATGCAGCCACTGGCCAGCTTTTGTATTCTAAAAACCCGGATACTGCATATCCACCAGCATCCACTACCAAAATAATGACTGCACTTTTAACACTTGAAAATACAAATTTAAATGATAAAGTTATAATCGGTAAAAATCCACCAAATGTAGATGGAACTAGAGTTGGACTTTGTGAAGGTGAGCAATTAACTGTAAAGGATTTGTTATATGGTTTGCTGCTAGCTTCAGACAACGATTGTGCAGAGGCACTAGCAGAACATATAGGCGGTACTATGGATAAGTTTGCAGTTAAGATGAATAAAAGAGCTAAGGAACTTGGAGCTAAAAATACCAATTTTGTAAATCCTACTGGATTATTTAATGAAAACCATAAAACCTCAGCAAGAGATTTAGCTCTAATGATGAGAGCACTATCTAAGCATCCTGAATATTCTAAGATAGCTACTACTATATCTTATACTATTCCAGCTACTAACAAATCCCCACAACCAAGGGAAGTATGGAATGAAAATAAATTAATACAAAAACAATCCACCTATTATTACAGTGGATGCTTGGGAGGTAAAACAGGATATACTATACAATCATTTCACTCCTATGTATCTACAGCTACAAGAAATGGACAACAGCTTATAGTGGCACTAATTCACGATAAAAATAAAACTTTTTTTCCTGACGCAGTATCTCTATTTAATTTTGGATTTAACAATTTTACCTTTACTAAATTGTACCAAAAAGGAGCTTTAGTCACAACTTATAATAAAGATGGACTTTCTGTTCCACTGATTGCCGCTTATGATTTTTACTATATTAAAGCTAAAGATGATACAAATGTACCACAGGTAACCCTAAAGGATAAAAACTTAATGTTTAGATTCTTTAAAAAGGGAAATATAGTTGATGAGGCTTCTATATCCTTTGAAGGAAGAGAAATAGGAAAATTAAAGCTTGCAAGCAGCATAACTCATGGTGAAAAACAAGTATTAAATTCTAACAATATGCAAAAAATTATTATGAAAAATAAGTATTTACTCGCTGTACCACCTATCATTATAATTTTAGCTGTTGTATTTGTGTTGAAAAGACGTGTATTCTCTAATAAATAA
- a CDS encoding helix-hairpin-helix domain-containing protein, whose translation MRDKKKIVGSIVILIVFALFLIIGYVNSRPSSNAAAKSEEVFKDQDNVGEVSKSKSDKGITVYVNGEVKNPGVYKLKNDSRIQDIVKESGGFTAAADTSKLNLAKKLKDEDYIYVDKKGENGANKAESGGKGGSSGGVEQDGKVNINKASKEELKTIPGVGDVTAQKIIDYREKNGDFSSIEDLKKVGRIGDKTIEKIKDKIEVR comes from the coding sequence ATGAGAGATAAGAAAAAAATTGTAGGTTCAATTGTTATTTTGATTGTATTTGCCTTGTTCCTAATTATAGGGTACGTAAACTCAAGGCCATCCAGTAATGCTGCAGCGAAAAGTGAAGAAGTATTTAAAGATCAGGATAATGTCGGAGAAGTATCTAAAAGTAAATCAGATAAAGGCATAACTGTATATGTAAATGGGGAAGTTAAAAATCCTGGAGTGTATAAATTAAAAAATGATAGTAGAATACAGGATATTGTGAAGGAGTCAGGTGGATTTACAGCTGCAGCAGATACAAGTAAACTAAATTTAGCTAAGAAGTTAAAGGATGAAGATTATATATATGTGGACAAAAAAGGAGAGAATGGAGCAAATAAGGCTGAATCCGGGGGAAAAGGAGGTAGTAGTGGAGGAGTAGAACAAGATGGAAAGGTAAATATAAACAAAGCTTCCAAAGAGGAATTAAAAACAATACCTGGAGTTGGAGATGTTACTGCTCAAAAGATAATAGACTATAGAGAAAAAAATGGAGATTTTTCTTCTATTGAGGATTTAAAAAAGGTAGGAAGAATAGGTGATAAAACCATTGAAAAGATAAAGGATAAGATAGAGGTAAGGTAG
- a CDS encoding RidA family protein → MEKEIISTKKAPGAVGPYSQAVKVGNFLFTSGQIPLDPSTGELVSSDIKKATERSLENIKALLEEAGTCFDKVIKTTVYVKNMSDFAAVNEVYAKYFKKDMPARSCVEVKLPKDALVEVEVIALVD, encoded by the coding sequence ATGGAAAAAGAAATAATAAGCACAAAAAAAGCGCCAGGGGCTGTAGGACCTTATTCTCAGGCTGTTAAGGTTGGAAACTTTTTATTTACATCAGGCCAAATTCCACTGGATCCATCTACAGGAGAATTAGTCTCAAGTGATATTAAAAAGGCAACAGAGAGGTCACTTGAAAACATAAAAGCTTTACTAGAAGAAGCAGGAACATGTTTTGATAAAGTTATTAAGACTACTGTATATGTAAAAAATATGTCAGATTTTGCAGCTGTAAATGAAGTATATGCAAAATATTTTAAAAAGGATATGCCTGCAAGATCTTGTGTAGAAGTAAAGCTTCCAAAAGATGCATTGGTTGAAGTAGAAGTAATAGCATTAGTTGATTAA
- the yqeK gene encoding bis(5'-nucleosyl)-tetraphosphatase (symmetrical) YqeK: MWSEEQIKEYLNEKLKKNRYEHSLSVQDTAIKLAEFYHVDVKKASTAGLVHDCAKHMSNDEILSMAHENQIPIDEVSALNPQLLHGNIAAVIAKNVMGIYDEEILSAVACHTTGKKDMNLLEKIVYIADYIEPLRNFPGVEILREEAFTNLDTALLDAFNNTIKVVIDRGQLLHVNTISGRNYLVFKKANK, encoded by the coding sequence ATGTGGAGTGAAGAACAGATCAAAGAATATTTAAATGAGAAGCTGAAGAAAAACAGATATGAGCATAGTTTGAGTGTACAGGATACGGCGATAAAGTTAGCTGAATTTTATCATGTGGATGTTAAAAAGGCAAGTACAGCAGGGCTTGTTCATGATTGTGCCAAGCACATGTCAAATGATGAAATTTTGTCTATGGCACATGAGAATCAGATTCCTATAGATGAAGTAAGTGCATTAAATCCTCAACTTCTCCATGGAAACATTGCTGCAGTGATAGCAAAAAATGTTATGGGGATTTATGATGAGGAAATATTGAGTGCAGTAGCTTGTCATACTACAGGTAAAAAAGATATGAATCTTTTAGAAAAGATAGTGTATATTGCAGATTACATAGAGCCTTTAAGAAATTTCCCGGGAGTAGAAATACTTAGAGAAGAGGCGTTTACAAATTTAGATACTGCACTTTTAGATGCCTTTAATAATACTATAAAAGTTGTAATTGATAGGGGACAACTCTTGCATGTAAATACAATTAGCGGCAGAAATTATTTGGTTTTTAAAAAAGCTAATAAATAG
- the rplU gene encoding 50S ribosomal protein L21: MYAVVATGGKQYKVSEGDVIYVEKLDAEVDSTVELDKVLVVGKDDAGVVIGKPVVEGAKVSAKVLAQGKAKKVIVFKYKAKKDYRKKQGHRQPYTKLQIEKIDA; the protein is encoded by the coding sequence ATGTATGCAGTTGTAGCTACTGGTGGAAAACAGTATAAGGTTTCAGAAGGAGACGTTATATATGTTGAAAAATTAGATGCTGAAGTTGATTCAACAGTTGAACTTGACAAGGTTTTAGTAGTAGGTAAAGATGACGCAGGTGTAGTTATTGGAAAACCTGTAGTTGAAGGAGCTAAAGTAAGTGCTAAAGTATTGGCACAGGGAAAAGCTAAAAAAGTTATAGTCTTCAAGTATAAGGCTAAAAAGGATTACAGAAAGAAGCAGGGACATAGACAGCCTTACACTAAATTACAAATTGAAAAAATTGATGCGTAA
- the nadD gene encoding nicotinate-nucleotide adenylyltransferase: protein MVKKAIFGGTFDPIHNGHIHIAYETLYRLGVDNIVFIPTGNPPHKANKDVTSAFLRYEMVKAAVGTESKFSVSKYEINKPNLSYTYNTLKHFNKAERKTKWYFLTGVDCLMDIENWNRVEDIFKLCQFIVFNRPGFPDFTAQNIKEQKEKIEKKYSTKIIYLDAPLFDISSTDIRKNIRMGRNVSYLLPESVYDIIKQHNLYKQSP, encoded by the coding sequence ATGGTTAAAAAGGCTATTTTTGGGGGAACATTTGATCCAATACACAATGGACATATACATATAGCTTATGAAACTTTATATAGATTGGGAGTAGATAATATTGTATTTATACCGACAGGTAATCCTCCCCATAAAGCGAACAAAGATGTAACAAGTGCTTTTTTGAGATACGAGATGGTAAAGGCAGCTGTAGGTACGGAAAGTAAATTCTCTGTAAGTAAATATGAAATAAATAAACCTAATTTGAGCTATACGTATAATACCTTAAAACATTTTAATAAGGCTGAAAGGAAAACCAAATGGTATTTTCTAACGGGAGTAGATTGTCTAATGGACATTGAAAATTGGAACAGGGTAGAGGATATATTTAAGTTGTGTCAATTTATAGTATTTAATAGGCCGGGGTTTCCAGATTTTACTGCACAAAACATAAAAGAACAGAAAGAAAAAATAGAAAAAAAGTATTCTACTAAAATTATATATTTAGATGCTCCGCTATTTGATATTTCTTCTACAGATATACGAAAAAATATTAGGATGGGCAGAAATGTGAGTTATCTTCTTCCCGAGAGTGTTTATGACATTATTAAACAACATAATCTTTATAAACAGAGTCCTTGA